The Pseudomonas sp. MH9.2 genomic interval CTTCAATCACTTCCATGGTCGCGTCGGACGGATCAACATTTTGCGCCTGACGTTGCGCCAGCCAACCCGCGATCACCGCTTGTGGCGCGTTGCAATCTAGGATCAGGAACGGCGCCCCCGAAGCCTCGGCAGCTTTTGCTGCGGCGTCGCGTTGCTCGCGCTTGAGGTAGGTCGCGTCAATCACGACCGGGAAGCCTGCGCGCAATACGTTGTCAGCCAGTTGATGCAGGTGGGTATAGGTGGCAACGCTGGCGTCGGCACTATAAATACCGCCGTTCTCGCTGTGCTTGCCGAAAAGACGTTTACGTTCGACGTCAGAGCGTAAGCGAATCGCGCCCAATGCTTCCACCAGACGCATGGCTACGTGGCTCTTGCCGACGGCGGAAACACCGTGGGTAATGACCAGAAACCGCGATGGGATGGCGCTGTAGCTTTCTGCCAGGTTGGCGTAATTGCGGTATTGGCGCAGGGTGCTGGCGCGTTGCACGGGATCGGCGTGCTCTGGCAGGCTGAACAATGCAACCTTGGCACGGACCAGTGCACGATAGGCTTTGTAGAAATTCAGCAGTTCCAGGCCCTGATAATCGCCGGTCAGTTCCAGGTACTGGCTGATGAAGCGCCGTGACAGTGATTTCAGGCCGCGGTCTTCCAGGTCCATGGCCAGGAACGCGATGTCGGCATAGACATCAGTCAGGCGGAAGGGCTCGTTGAATTCAATGCAGTCGAAAATCACCACCTTGCCGTCGATCAGCGTGGCGTTTCCCAAGTGAATATCGCCATGGCACTCGCGAATGAAACCTGCCGCCTTGC includes:
- a CDS encoding bifunctional aminoglycoside phosphotransferase/ATP-binding protein, producing the protein MSQSLIAALQNPALYPHPVEGFQVIETHISWVLLTGPYAYKIKKPVNFGFLDFTSLPAREHFCREELRLNQRLTSDLYLDVLPITGSVEAPQLGGDGEVIEYALKMRQFPQSQLLSTLQANGELTPSHIDEMARQIAEFHINAPHVPQEHALGAPESVMAPVLQNFEQIRPLISDKADLQQLDALQAWAESSFERLKDLFAQRKAAGFIRECHGDIHLGNATLIDGKVVIFDCIEFNEPFRLTDVYADIAFLAMDLEDRGLKSLSRRFISQYLELTGDYQGLELLNFYKAYRALVRAKVALFSLPEHADPVQRASTLRQYRNYANLAESYSAIPSRFLVITHGVSAVGKSHVAMRLVEALGAIRLRSDVERKRLFGKHSENGGIYSADASVATYTHLHQLADNVLRAGFPVVIDATYLKREQRDAAAKAAEASGAPFLILDCNAPQAVIAGWLAQRQAQNVDPSDATMEVIEAQQAHREALGADEILRSKRVETNNSSDLDGLVAHIRQRLPGL